Within the Miscanthus floridulus cultivar M001 chromosome 2, ASM1932011v1, whole genome shotgun sequence genome, the region GTATGCACATGATGAATTGATGACAATTCTTGAAGGTCCAAGGGATGTTTATGAAATTGCATTTATATTGTCCATATGCTGTATTCTATTCATTTACTTTCTTGCTCTACGCATTTTGCATTGTTGTATGAGTTTTCCCATTTGCGCAGGTGCAACATTATATATCACTTCTAGAATCTACTCCAttcgtccctaaataactgtAAATAACTGTAGTTCTCGCTttccgagaaataactttgactaattttatataaaaatattaatatttatggtacataattaatatcaataGATacatcgttgaatctattttcataataaatttatttagagatacaaatgttgcacgcattttctataatctagtcaaacttatggCACGGAAATAAAAAACGAtaattatttagggacggagggagtagcatacaacaacaacaacaacatagcctttcagtcccaagcaagttggggtaggctagagttgaaacccaccaagaaccccaagtcacggttcaggcacttcaatagctgctttctaaGCACCCTTATTCAAACAtatatctctaggtatatcctaagattttaaatctctttttattgcctccctcatgtcaatttcggtcttcctctacctctcctcatattattagtttggcttaggactccacaatgcactggtgcctctggagcttttggacatggccaaactacctcaaccgatgttggacaagcttttcttcaattggtgctacctctagacgatcacgtatatcatcgttccgaactccgTCTATTCTTATGTgacttgtagcacccggttttaaggacaaaatcagatacacaccatatgtgagcctaggaagtcaaatctcacatatagctacaaataaaggtaatatcaatagacaatgcttaatatataacatacttaataTAAAGGACAAAACCTTACAaagcaaacaacggaaagacaactccgatcttcgggtgaagactctaattccacaaggactactgactggttgatcacaagcctaattccttcaaactctaacaatctggtacccatctgggattttttcaaagtattgaaaaagtaaagcaagcataagtacatgtcatactcaacaaatataacatggggttcatgaggctcaaaaggctaatactggtttaactatgattagcttttaattgtcacaattttagcataggagtagcaataagtttatcacaagcccatataaacacatgattaggtaaacatgaataatgaatagcataaacagtcatCATTagtgtgttcatcatctattctgtaagggtccaaggtcgctcgtgattgtgagcatggctgatataccagttttacactctgcagaggttgtacacttttactgtgagtcataatttaccctttcgcccgaggcggccaacctcttgacccactaccaaggaaggtcggcagggttcactataaagccttttaaaggttcgtctaacaagttagggccgctaggtttccccatcaataagcatgaactcccctccaagtagtgactaACAAAAGACCAAGAAACCAAAATGCACTCAACCTGGCAGGCAAAGGTCATACCTGTCagagcccctcttgcaccataaagataaccactaacaagctagaaaagatcctcgtactgagctaaagccagagctatatagccctcatagcttattgtaagtcccggatgtttaCTTACAGATAactccttagggagaggaatctagagcaccataaaatagcccaatgctctagccctcttgttccatgttgctaaaaagcatcttttagtgtttattgcataatccattagtcaagttacaagatcatggctttagtttgagcactagcatcatactacccaatgcaataccctataggtaacaaggaatccaggatattaaatagctagaaaaattactatagttgccaaggtagacacatgcatatgattaaaatgatattaaggtgaataggacaacaaggaagatctcatgctatacttgccttaaactttgatccttcttctattgaattgtaaccacCAAAGTATTTCTTCTgtatcaccaacttcttttatatcaccaacacaaagctcaccgactggacatgatcatagaacaccacacaagcatccatgcaatcatacacgaagcaatcaataatactaaattagaacagtacatcaaacataataaacaacaagtaaaaatgttttaaagatgttctacacgttactacaaacacacagacgcgaaaaacactctaatcagagctataacaaaaaagttatgaattaaacaagactTCCTTTAATAaaagggaaaatggtgttcttgcccttATGCAGGagtccaattgtgattttgcccttattttttcaactttgtgattttgcccttgctATTTTGAATTGAATCATCCGTTTGCCCCTGGTTTGGATGCCGTCAGATGGTCATGgaataaatgaattaaaaaaattcaaaatatgaaaaaaaacaaAGGCAAAAAGACCAGATTGCCCCTTATCCTTATATTCAGCATCAAGGAAACTGTGCCTTTCTCACGGGCCGGCTGCATCGACCGGGGCGTCGGGGGCatccggcggtggcggcgttggcaGCGCACGGCGCGCGGTGCGGGGGGGGGCGAGGGCCACGGGGCTTGGCATGCGACGCGCGGTGCAGGGGCTTCGGGCGTGCGGCGCTCGGGCGCGGACGTGCGGTGGCCGGCGTACGATGGCAGGCGGCGGCTCTCATCCGGTCCTCGTCCTTCCAAATCTCGGAGGCCGGCGGGCCGCTGCGGGGCGGCGCCGCGTTGGGCGGCCGGCAGCGGGTGGCTAGCTGCGCGGCGGTGAGGAAAGGGGCTCCCTTGAGCTGCCCTGCCTGGCGAGCGCCACCGGCGTGACCCTCGACCTCGGgtgcggcctcggcctcgccgtCCCGGCCGCCAGCGTCTTCGCTCAGCTCACCGACATCTCCCTGACCCGCGTCCCGTTCCGCGGCCCGTGCGCGCTCGGCGACGCCGTCTCGTCCCCGCGGTGCCCCTGCCTACTCAAGCTCACGGTCCGCGGTGCCCGGGGCCTGGACAACCTCACGATCCTCTCGGATTCTCTCCGGGAGATGACGCTGGACAAGGTGCGCGGCCTGGAGCGGCTCGCCGTGGCTTCACCGGCGCTTGAGTACCTGAGCTTATTTGCCTGCTTCATCTCTGATTGGGTTCAGCCAGTTGCTGACATCTCAGCGCCTGCACTGAAGGTGCTCAGGTGGGGGGATCTGTTTGATCCGAGCTCTGTTCACCTTGGTACGATGAAGCATCTGGAGAGTGTGTGCCCCATGATACTTCTTGTGTATGGATCTCCGGCCATAGACAATCAAGACTGTCTAGAGCTCTTGCGGTATTTTAAGACCATCCAATGTCTCTGCCTCACACTAGCCTATATGCCGGTGAGTTCACTTGCTTTCCTCTGTTATTTGGAAATTGTTCTGTTGTcatggtaattttcttttctactATGTTTATTGATCACTTTATCTAGGTTGGCACAGATTTGAGAGCTGGACGCTGACACCCATACTAGTTAGATCAATAAACATTCACATAATTTCCTAATCTAGACAGAACTGACAGAATTAAGAAATTGCGATGAAGTACACTATTTATGAGACTTTATATCTGGAGAACAGATTAGCTTTGCTCTGAAATTGAGACAAGTGCACTATAATGAAAAAATAGGATTTGTGATTAGACCTTTTTGTCCAATTCAACATGTGGTGTATACACAATTGTATCGATGATCATGGTTTGTGAGAAATTCTGCCATGAAGATTTCCCTTTTTTAGCTTTGCTCATGTCCCTGCGACATTTCTGGGCATTCTCAGTCTATTTCCAAACTGATATATGATCCCTTATTTCTATGGTGACTTCCTCTGGATGAACAGAATATTGATGACAATCTATACTTGATGGAAGAAATGGCAATGCTCCCAGACATTATGGTTTTGGATGTGAGTATAATTGCAAACGAACATGCCTTTGGGGCCAGCTTATTCCATGTTCTCAGGCTGTGTTCTGGTATCAAAAAGCTGACCCTGGACCTTTCTAGCCCCAGTTTGTTGGTAATCGTTATCCCTTTATTTTATATAATATTCATTTGGATTTCTTGGTTCTACAAATTAAAGCCTGATCTGCTTATTGTCTGATGCcacaggaggaggaggcggaggcggctgaGGGGCTCTGATCGGCGGATGGCGCGTCGGATTGGAGCAGTCGAGTTTAGGGGATTTCCTATCCCTCTGGAAGGGATCAAATGCGGCGCCTACCTGGTGGACTGGGCGGAGCTCTAGTGTCAGCTAGTGCTCTTCCTGCTGGCGCCTGCCTCATCTATGTGGTTCGGCCATCCAAGGAGAGCCCAGACGCGCTGGATTTCTCTTTCCACTTGGACGAGCACAGCCAGAGGCTCCAGAGTGTGTTCCAGACCGGCTCCTTTCTTTATGAAGGATGCAACAGCAACAGCTGATTCATGTCATTCTCTTTTCCAGCTGTCATCATTATGAACCTTTTGGTctcaaaattttgaatatttatcaatattaaatctgagtttaaataattgcaagttgtgccaaatatgtttgacaaaatttaatcaattgtcagcatacaataaaaaagtctaattccaaatcagggtaaaatcacaattatgcataacaaacaggggcaaaatcgcatgggcatttaTGTCTTTTTGTataaagtttaacaccgttaggggtggatgacggagcaggggcaaactggtgcttcgtgaatggcacagtaggggtaaattcacaaagtcaaaaaaataggggcaaaatcacaatttcgatataaaacaagggtacaaacgcaagagccccttaataaaataatagattaaatctaacttcaaatttcaaaagttgaaaatatattcaacAGTAACTTGAATAGGTAAAttacgcaattacgaatctaacgcaacttgaacgggtcaaaacggagttaaaacgtagaagatatgacctAAACAAggctagtggcaaaactataaatagatgaaaatgtattttgaatctaactgAAGGAGACTACACTTTCCAAAGAAAAAGACGTATTCTAGAAATATGCTATGGACTATGGGTTCTATACTAGAATAGGGCAGTGCCTCTTTTGCAAATCTGCCTGCCAAAGGGGTACCGGTGAATCTGGGTCGTCGGATCGAGAGTGGATGGCTAGGAATatatcagagagagagagagagagagcggaccGGCGTGGCCGGCGGCGAGTTTGGCTGTGGCGCCATTGATGGCGATGAGCGTCGCATGGGGAACATAGCCTACGGGCCTCGATTCGAAGCGAGAAAAGCACCGGGAGAACGAGGAGAGCACGACGAACTCACAGTGGGGCTTTCTTGCGGTCGACGGCGAGCTACGGCGTCAGGCAGCGCGGCAAGGCGGACGACAGTCAGGGTTTGCGGCTCGGCGTGGTGACTCGGCGAGATAGGATCTTGCTCCGAGGCTCAGGATAGAGGTGGCATGGTGTGAGCAGTCGGTATTTAAGGCTAGGGAAGGCGTGGGGCGCACGACAGGGTGGACTCGTGGCGGTGGCGGTCACCAATGCGGTGGCGGAGTCTAGCTCAATGACGTcgcggggaggaagaaggcgacTGATAGCTGGGGCCAGGCCATCAGCGTCATAGGGGAGAGAGGAGAGCGGCGCTCGCGGCTtggttgggccggcccaagaaggaggcgcagGGGAGGGAAAGGGAAGCCACGGTTTCGGCTTGGCCTGTGGGTAAACAGGGCAGCCCAAGAGAAGGAAGAACGAGTGGGCCAGCGAGGGAGTGGAGCTAGGCTGCGGAGAGGGGGAAACGGGGAGAGGGGAAAGCGAGTGCGGGCCATCCTGTGGCCACGGGccagaagagagagggagagtctttcttcttttcttttattccaaagcaTTTTCCAAACTCATTTCCCAAAAacaattcaaaccattttgaattttagacAAAGCCACACATTCCAATAATTCCAATGCACCAGCGTGTATACACAAACAAGTTgctaaaccttatatttgattttaaattttaacgaagttttattttttttctaggtctaaatgctcacaaaataccaaattaaatcaaatttacctattttaaaatcttgcaaattttagggtgttacaattctaccccccttaaaatgaatctcgtccccgagatttggACGATGGTGATCAAAGAGATGCATATTCTccgcctttggattcttctttacttcctcgtataGTTACACCATATAGtcccatcgtcttgataaggatcccactttactttgcatacctgctAACTTACTCCAGGTAACTTGCCAAACTAATCCCAAGATCCTGATAGGTACTCCTcaagtaactccaatcactaggccacttttttctttttagtccataatatcaattctctttcttaaaatattcaccttccatGGAGCGTCCTTACTTTCTTGGTCCAAAGTAGGCTCTGTCACCAACTTTAAAACTTTAATGACTATATATGTTCAGGTTAAGCTGCTCAACTCTCAAGCACAATTCTAAGTCCATGGTGTCGTccgaatcttcttagcataactctctctTGCTAAAGACATCGGCaacgacttttgcttctccaagtgatagcacctTTGCAAGTCATAAAACTTGATTGcttcaatccaacaatgatgtcacaAGTTCAAAACCATCTTAGTGAAAATGTCCTTTAGATTCTTATGACCCATCTAGATGTCACTTGTCATGCCCAAGTAGATAGTATctccatgctccataatggataactctAAATCATACGTCAGATGTTCCttctcatgttttcttgcataagcctctatttttttcttcttgcataaggacacatcccacacctttgaCAGGGTGCATCATAGTGGATATAAAGGTCTTGTCCTGATCTAGCAAAgttaatacataggttttacttcaactttttttactccttcaaatacttagctgaggtctcttgatccgaaCTTATAACCTTCTCTAGTAACACTATCAATACCTTGacgatcttggataaacctcccttgaacctttaaCCAAATCTCATTGAAAACTCTAAGTTCTCTCTAACATCCTTGGGTGGGTTCCAAtcacatcattaactttcttcaacccaaaccttcttgtcatgcttagtatatcattgggattttttgactccatagaaccatctgtagttgttagatatctcattcctatgtcatAAGTGCCTACTTGTCTTGGGTATGTGGAAGATTAGACTCCCAACTGAGGATAGCTCGAATTGCAGAGACATATTGACGAATGCATCCATTCCTCGTAGATGATCCAATAACTTATCAACCGAGCAAAGGATACTTACTttggatgatgaagcccttaagTGATATACATCCTCTAGGTACCACCTTTGTTATCAGATTAAccgattcttccaagtgagagctagagagcataactgaacttcatatggcaccttgagcattcaGACCCTTTTTAGTTGGATGGTTTGCATAGGCGTGATCATCTATCTTATTAATCTCCTCcaaaggtgtttgttcctctacactATCCTTAGTGTACACACCTTCCAATAGGTCATTctcatattcctcaggtgcaggttgaataccatcatattcaattctttctcctgacggtattattagaagcaccgaatgtttggcatacttaatcactcctttgCATGCAGTCAACCATCCCattccaaggataacatcaatgtctATTAACTCCAAAACAATAAGGTTTGCCTTGAAGTTTACCCCCTTTATATCAACACTTACTTTTGGGCATATgcagtttgccttcatttctcctcctagaGACTTAACTATCATTggtctcctcattggaagcatagttatcttatgatcttccacatattccctagagatgaatgaatgtgaagcactagggtcaaacaacaccatagcagtggcTGAGCTTACTACAATCAAACCATAAACAACATGTtgagtggtaatcatatccacattgTTCAGACTTCTAGGGATGTacttttgctttaatttattttcttgcaCTTGCTTCTTATGGACATTCTATTCTAGCTCCTGCTACTATCGATTATGGCTTTGATTACTCTCAGCAAGCTTCTCAAGACAATCGTTCTTATAGGGTTCAATCTTACCACAATCATAATCTTCCTCACTAGTAGAATTATTGGTCTTCATCAAAGTGATAGTAGGAGATGACAaacatggctcttgagagctaaaaTGTTGCACTTCATCATTTGGTTGCTGATACTAATCCTGATCTGTACTCCCAAGcaaattcatagggtgtgactgacATTCTGGTTGTGTAGCAAAACGGAGACGAGTGTTTCTTAACTGGCATTGAAGATCacactttctcttcttctcttccatctctcgatGCTTGTTCCCAATTATCATTGCTCTGTCCACCAACGTCTGATAGTCGACATACACCATGGTCATTAGCTGTAATTGCAAAccatcattcagtcctttcaaaaagcaATTTTGCTTgttagcatcactatccacctcTCTTGGAGCATAGCATGATAATTGAGTGAACCGGTTACGATACTCACGCACTgtcatagatccttgcttcaagttgaggaatacatcttgcttaagttctaccaCACCTAATGGAATATGGTAGGACCTAAAGCTCTCTCTAAACTGCTTCTAGGTGATCTATCCAGCATTGTTGGGACATCCATACTGGTAAGACTCCCACCGCAAAAAGCACcttctcatggtcatcacactgagctatgtccaattgtcgctccatagctctaagctagtcatcagcttctagtgattcgcttgtatgagagaatgtcggtgggtgtcccttcataaattcaccatgattgtcaataggtggtgcttgatgCGGGTTGTTCAACATAGTTTGAGCAATAGTCTGTAATAACTGAGTCCacatcatcaaagcttgctctatagatgggggATTTGATGGCGATGTATTAGAATTGCTAGGATTCCTTTGGTCATCATGCGAAGCACTTCTCCTAGTAGCAACCATCACAGAGATAATCGATGCTTCCAAATGAATAACTAGAACATatgaaacttcatcttgcaacctcttcaacttggctaccccttaagaaaagatcaactaggggacacaaaaaagACAACTTGCACCTCCTTCTAGATGAACgaactagtaccaagacattatGACATctcaatgatactcttgtgtatgggtaaGGACAAGAAATATGAAATTCCTCGCGGGATGAAAAACAGCAGCGTAGTAAAACAGCCGTAACTCTCATTCTgctaatccaatgaagttgtagcttatgccgttggaaatcttataaaattctccacaacttccttatagaacactttttccaaattctacagttcAGGTAgtcgaaaacagtgcacaacagaaactgttctagGCTTCAGACAGCACaggtgcatcgtcttgtgattttcataactccataaccaaaatagctatcagggtgtTTCTTCTGGTcagagaaagatgttgaagtctactattgtccataattttctcatgatttatgatcgtccaaaatcagagatataagccaaagagtgcaCGCTGCTTTGAAAAGGCATGATAGAGGAAATAGGAGAAACCAAAAcacaactatttattgcactgatccttataccttagacctataaactaaatgaaattgttgaaacacccaacaagatcattgcattcattacaaagatccaaaacaagcataaacataatgacaattcaacaaagcactaaaggtgcataactcaatcattgactcaacttgtgatactatcgttctcattgtactaggggtaacaatcttaagactcatctttagattacacaagaaggtggtgaggaacagttctaaaagcatatcaaacctaggagtgaagatgagaacaaaaactttaaaataagcaccaaggtagagacgattagcaagggtagagatatagtagagaagaaaatatcaaggttcatagagcaagggtttttgtagcaacttctaaaccttagaacgaccaatttctactaggcttgcgtcatatagtcagtattgctctgataccactttgtagcactcggttttaagTACAAATAAagataatatcaatagacaatgcttaatataccatatgtgagcccaggaagtcaaatctcacatatagctacaaataaaggtaatattaatagacaatgcttaatatataacatacttattATAAAGgacataaccttagatagcaaatagtggaaagacaactccgatctttgggtgaagactccaattccacagggactactgactggttgatcacaagcctaattcctccaaactctagcaatctggtacccatccaggatttttccaaagtattgaaaaagtaaagcaagcataagtacatgtcgtactcaacaaatataacttggggttcatgaggctcaaaaggctaacactagtttaactgcgattagcttttaattgtcacaattttagcataggagtagcaacaagtttatcacaagctcatataaacacatgatcaggtaaacatgaataatgaatagcataaacagtaatcattagtgagcatctttatcatcagtatcaacagtgttcatcatctattctataagggtctaaggtgaaagctctagtttggttttggtgaattgatgaaaccctaagtactaacctagtttatcaagtgatcatgatataggtagcacattccaagtggtgaagcaaatgaagatcatgacatgatgatggtgatgccatggtgatgatcaagtgcttggacttgaaaagaagaaagagaaaaacaaaaggctcaaggcaaaggtataaatggtaggagctattttgttttggtgatcaagacacttagagagtgtgatcacatttaggtttgattgccgtactattaagaggggtgaaactcatatcgaaatgcggttatcaaagtgccactagatgctctaactcattgcatatgcatttaggatctagtggagtgctaacacccttgaaaatgtttgtgaaaatatgctaacacatgtgcacaaggtgatacacttggtggttggcacatttgagcaagggataggaacttcactggcggagtgtccgctcatagagtgcgaacagtccgacggtgccaccggcaccctagacagaaaaaactgaggtcactataagtgaccggacgctggtctctgaaggaccgatgcgtccggtcagtagcagcagaagaagcatagcgtcggtcgtcgaccggacgctggcgcggaaacgatcggacgctggcgcggaaacgactggatgctggctggctgcgttcgatcacactgacatggtcacgcacagaggagtcgccgagtgatCAGACACTGGGTGtgttcggtcgagcatgaccggacgcgtccggtcatgaaaagtcgtctctgaatgcttactagaaacgaccggacgctggggttcagtgtccgatcactttgagctacagcgtccggtcatcacttgatcgttaagatcgggcgatcaacatttgaagagaggggacacgtggcacacatcgcgtgaccggacacttaggtcctacgtccggtcaatatgaccaaagcgtccggtcaccccgtgttgtgtctagtgaaggggtacaacggctctattttgtgggggcttctatttaagccccatagccaactcaagctcactcttttggccatttgtattgacatagcaaccttgtgagcttagccaaagccctcccactcatctccatcattgattcatcatttttgtgagattgagagagaatccaagtgcattgtttgagtgtttgcatctagaggcacttggtgttcgtgtttcactgcgggattcgcttgttgctcttggtggttgccgccacctagatggcttggagcagcaaggatcactactagggatgtgtacatcaatgatgctcttctttcgtcactgaagactccaaaatcgtcacatatattattttatgacgAATTTGTGACGATATGGTATTCGTCATTGAATGCGCGTCATATTTTACCTACCGTGACGAAACGTCTATTTTCGTCATAGATGTGCATTTGTTCTATGACGAAATGGCCGTCGTCATAGAAGTGTATTCTTTCTATGATGATCTATTTTCGTCATTGATATAGCCCCTTTTTCGTCATGACTTGTCGTCTGTTAGGCGGCCAGATGACGTCTGCCACGCTGGCAGCTGACGTGTCTTGTCCATGTGGCGCGTCCACATTGCAGGTGACGTGTCCGACCACGTGGCAGCTGACGTGGCCAGTGATGTGGATGGTCCATGTGTCTACTTTTTATTGGGCCACAAGGTTTGCTGTGATAGGTTCTCATTTTCGTCACTGAAGTAAATAAAAATTCGTCACAGAATCAATTATCGTCACAGAATCAATTACCAAATCGTCACAGAAAGGTCAGATAATTCATCACAAGTGCacatgctgatttcattacagaatgcaaataatactggaatgaccaaaagcttccataaattaacagatccagtattccaatgaccaacaacttaatcaacaattctaaactcggttcacataactcactagacatcacatttgaactactagtttcatctcagttcacattatcacaggaaataataaaaagttgccaaccaccagcaatataagttactacataaacaaaatcaccagcaaaccccttgcttaatgaaccagcagctacaagcagcgctcatgtcgaagaagcattgttgatggccaagatacgcttgagcagcgcattgttctcctccattgccttgttgtttatctctgtcaacttcttgtactcctccatctccttttgtgtcctcgccagcttttcctcagcttcttcacttctcttccTGAGTTCATCGATTTCACCTTGTACAGCAATCGTAGCTTCAGTTGCTAGTTGCTCCCGAAGCTCGCTttcatttgatgatgatgatttagAGGATGGCACTGGTTCCATAGATTAACTGAAATCAAGAAACCACATTTTTTGAGAACTTCAAAGCCAAATTATAAGCAACACAACTTGAGAGAGAACTCATACCCAAAGAAACTGCTGTAGATCGGGATGCATTTTTTGGGAATCTCCTGCCATCCAGCAAAAGTTTCCTCAGAAAGTGACCACCTGCATCAAGCACAATCTGCTCATAAATAAAGAAAGCCAAGTCATCTGAAATGGTCTACTTTGAAAACTCTACTGACATTAGGATCATGATTCATGACATTGCAGGAATACAGGTAACAGAGTCATCCTCAAAGTTACATTCAGCACCTGCATTCAACAA harbors:
- the LOC136536452 gene encoding uncharacterized protein produces the protein MAGGGSHPLRGGEERGSLELPCLASATGVTLDLGCGLGLAVPAASVFAQLTDISLTRVPFRGPCALGDAVSSPRCPCLLKLTVRGARGLDNLTILSDSLREMTLDKVRGLERLAVASPALEYLSLFACFISDWVQPVADISAPALKVLRWGDLFDPSSVHLGTMKHLESVCPMILLVYGSPAIDNQDCLELLRYFKTIQCLCLTLAYMPNIDDNLYLMEEMAMLPDIMVLDVSIIANEHAFGASLFHVLRLCSGIKKLTLDLSSPSLLVIVIPLFYIIFIWISWFYKLKPDLLIV